In Leishmania mexicana MHOM/GT/2001/U1103 complete genome, chromosome 20, one genomic interval encodes:
- a CDS encoding vacuolar protein sorting-associated protein-like protein: MLRDELPPEKGQQSFSLLSRILRSIDGCKLEIVLDDKPEEDKIKVVDIYDKVSERFPLYSWREPVKGRVVVTPTGSSYSHQGVVVELIGVASTFREVESRVVFLRQERQFEPDTLNQSTPFEFIFSAPKEHESYHGIYAKVKYCVQATVKQRIKSASVKEEVWVHRVDAALSESQPDASAHMNYFRETCFGPESIAMNVGVDNVLHIEFRYDKKIFHLAERVLGKVEYKVADMDIAYGEVGLVRKEFLAPGQAGETMESETLQKFEVMDGTPIVEEVVPIRLYLKSVPRLTPTYMNVENLFSVRYFLNLVLVSQEGKRYFKQQEIQLYRRTGQERPATSSSPGPPVKPASGDVDTKGGWSA, encoded by the coding sequence ATGCTTCGCGACGAGTTGCCGCCAGAGAAGGGGCAGCAGAGCTTCTCTTTATTGAGCCGAATCCTGCGCAGCATCGACGGCTGCAAGCTCGAAATCGTGCTGGATGACAAACCGGAGGAGGACAAGATCAAGGTAGTGGACATCTACGACAAGGTAAGCGAGCGCTTTCCGCTCTATTCGTGGAGGGAGCCTGTCAAGGGACGCGTGGTGGTGACGCCGACCGGCTCTTCCTACTCGCATcagggtgtggtggtggagctgATCGGCGTGGCAAGCACGTTTCGTGAAGTCGAATCGCGCGTTGTCTTCCTCAGGCAGGAGCGCCAGTTCGAGCCAGACACGCTGAATCAGTCGACGCCGTTCGAGTTCATTTTCTCAGCACCGAAGGAGCATGAGTCGTACCATGGCATCTACGCCAAAGTCAAGTACTGTGTACAGGCGACGGTCAAGCAACGCATCAAGAGTGCCAGcgtgaaggaggaggtgtgggtgcaccgcgtcgacgcggcgctcAGCGAGTCGCAGCCTGATGCCTCGGCGCACATGAACTACTTCCGCGAGACGTGCTTCGGTCCTGAGTCTATCGCGATGAACGTTGGTGTGGACAACGTTCTTCATATTGAATTCCGCTACGATAAGAAAATCTTCCACTTGGCGGAGCGGGTGCTGGGCAAGGTCGAGTACAAGGTAGCAGACATGGACATCGCGTACGGCGAGGTGGGACTAGTGCGTAAAGAGTTCCTCGCGCCTGGCCAGGCAGGCGAGACGATGGAGTcggagacgctgcagaagTTCGAGGTCATGGATGGCACCCCTATTGTGGAAGAAGTGGTCCCCATCCGTCTCTATCTCAAGTCGGTGCCGCGCCTGACGCCGACGTACATGAATGTTGAGAACCTCTTTAGTGTGCGCTACTTCCTCAACCTGGTGCTGGTGAGTCAAGAAGGGAAGCGGTACTTCAAGCAGCAAGAGATCCAGTTGTACCGCCGCACGGGGCAGGAGCGGCCAGCCACCTCTTCCAGCCCGGGCCCACCAGTGAAGCCTGCTTCGGGGGACGTGGATACAAAAGGCGGCTGGAGCGCGTGA
- a CDS encoding glycosyl transferase-like protein, with translation MRTSLLWRLQMASRPFSLERIFVINLDRRPDRWTAIQAVCARAGFPAERTERVPAVEGSRLDVNAVHRCRFVSALGLRRLKEPPEHHIWGMDLNKAALGCALSHIHLWARIAALGKVSNVSAEAPAAALPKQCFLVLEDDSTLAESDDSGSSSPAASPSHPFLNQLQRRMNSVPPDWELVYVSGLDTARQCPHMQVAKGVARVPQYHRTTNAYLVTPQGARRLLATCVPLTFQLDTVMTMNVGYPPGVVGVAGAQTLPHVLDPVCYTLQPPLMQQAAQLGTDIQH, from the coding sequence ATGCGAACTTCTCTCCTCTGGCGACTTCAAATGGCTAGCCGCCCGTTCTCATTGGAGCGCATCTTTGTCATCAATCTTGACCGCCGCCCTGATCGGTGGACAGCAATACAAGCAGTATGTGCTCGTGCCGGTTTCCCAGCAGAGCGAACGGAGCGCGTTCCCGCCGTTGAAGGCTCTCGTCTCGATGTGAACgctgtgcaccgctgccggttTGTCTCTGCGCTGGGTCTGCGGCGACTGAAGGAGCCCCCGGAACACCACATATGGGGCATGGACTTGAACAAGGCGGCGCTCGGGTGTGCGCTGAGTCACATACACCTTTGGGCACGCATTGCCGCTCTGGGTAAGGTGAGCAACGTTTCCGCGGAggcgcctgcggcagcgctgcccaaGCAATGCTTTCTTGTGCTGGAAGATGACTCGACATTAGCGGAgagcgacgacagcggcagcagctcgcccGCCGCATCACCGTCGCATCCGTTTCTCAACCAGCTTCAGCGCCGAATGAATAGTGTGCCGCCGGACTGGGAGCTTGTCTACGTGAGTGGCCTCGACACAGCAAGACAGTGCCCACACATGCAGGTAGCCAAGGGCGTGGCGCGCGTCCCGCAGTACCATCGAACGACGAACGCATACCTGGTCACTCCGCAAGGCGCACGCCGGCTGCTCGCCACCTGTGTTCCCCTCACATTCCAGCTCGACACTGTAATGACAATGAACGTGGGCTACCCCCCGGGTGTGGTCGGTGTCGCGGGTGCACAGACGCTGCCACACGTGCTTGATCCGGTCTGCTACACTCTCCAACCGCCCCTCATGCAGCAGGCCGCACAGCTTGGCACCGACATCCAGCACTGA
- a CDS encoding putative ribosomal protein L29 yields the protein MAKSKNHTNHNQSSKNHRNGIKGPVPLHLHNSKRGSWLPALVNARRVRKHNQKAALKKRRERIAAFAAKN from the coding sequence ATGGCCAAGTCCAAGAATCACACGAACCACAACCAGTCGAGCAAGAACCACCGCAATGGGATCAAGGGCCCCGTGCCCCTGCATCTCCACAACTCCAAGCGTGGTAGCTGGCTCCCTGCGTTGGTGAACGCCCGCCGCGTGCGCAAGCACAACcagaaggcggcgctgaagaagcGCCGCGAGCGCATCGCTGCGTTTGCCGCCAAGAACTGA
- a CDS encoding short chain dehydrogenase-like protein: MDLCTPSSPRLPLPFPLYQLSLSVTSHLQHPPHILTHIRACAWLYGHHFHCFNDAAAEKHNSKSASSSSRPGMSRVALAALLSLAAALLSRHVYRRVNRHRLQAGAVALITGGGSGLGMELAKIFAVSHCEIVLVGRNEEALKTAAQVCREAGAPRVEYIQADISKAEGTDRVRSEYTRLYKGTGRSLAPPLKYLVLNAGAGAIAPFTTEPAFEQICRDMMNINYFANVRLLQAFLPQLTQNHSSSSPSRIVVMSSLAGVLPSILRSAYTASKHAIQGFMNALRGETAVRITLCCPGYVDTDFHSRVLTNDGKPLGGNQRRGVSPAVCAHQCMDGVLCDDAEIVMTTSGKLAYRLRPFLTGIIDVLVKRKSLQSLEHH, from the coding sequence ATGGACTTGTGCACACCTTCGTCCCCGCGTCTGCCTctgcccttccccctctatcaactctctctctccgtcacCTCGCACCTCCAGCACCCGCCCCACATCCTCACGCAcatacgtgcgtgcgcgtggctTTACGGTCATCACTTTCATTGCTTCAacgacgcggcagcagaaAAGCACAACAGCAAATCGGCCAGCTCATCATCGCGTCCAGGCATGTCTCGCGTTGCTTTggctgctcttctctctctcgctgcggcgcttctcAGCCGCCATGTGTACCGCCGAGTCAACCGGCACCGACTGCAGGCaggcgccgtcgccctcATCACAGGCGGTGGCTCCGGGCTGGGGATGGAGCTGGCCAAGATCTTCGCCGTCTCCCACTGCGAGATTGTGCTGGTGGGCCGCAACGAGGAGGCACTGAagacagcggcgcaggtgtgcaGGGAGGCAGGTGCACCGCGGGTCGAGTACATCCAAGCCGACATTAGCAAGGCGGAGGGCACCGATCGCGTTCGCAGCGAGTACACTCGCCTCTACAAGGGCACGGGGAGGAGTCTGGCTCCCCCTCTCAAGTACCTTGTGCTCAACGCCGGAGCAGGCGCCATTGCCCCTTTCACGACGGAGCCCGCCTTTGAGCAAATATGCCGTGACATGATGAACATCAACTACTTCGCGAACGTGCGATTGCTGCAGGCCTTCCTTCCGCAGCTCACGCAGAATCACTCGTCGAGCTCGCCCAGTCGCATCGTTGTTATGTCCTCTCTTGCCGGTGTGCTGCCGTCCATCTTGCGCAGTGCGTATACGGCGTCGAAGCACGCCATTCAGGGCTTTATGAACGCGCTGCGTGGTGAGACGGCGGTACGCATCACGCTCTGCTGCCCCGGCTACGTGGACACAGACTTTCACAGTCGCGTGTTGACAAACGACGGCAAGCCTCTGGGCGGCAatcagcgccgcggcgtctcACCTGCTGTGTGCGCACACCAGTGCATGGACGGCGTCTTGTGTGATGATGCCGAGATCGTCATGACGACAAGCGGGAAGCTTGCCTATCGCCTGCGGCCCTTCCTGACGGGGATCATCGATGTGCTGGTGAAGCGCAAGAGCCTCCAGTCTCTGGAACACCACTGA
- a CDS encoding SNF7-like protein, with protein MPIFGNVFHRTTPEEEVRMWTRSLRSEQRKIELQITKIRREEAKVKLSMKQAAKQNDQVVMRMLAKEMIRSRKAVNRMYASKAQMNSVSMQLQNQVSQMKMSGSLKKSGEIMKEMNSLVKVKEIQQSMMAMSKEMARAGLIEEIMNDTIDEALDDDISDTELEDEVNKVVMDVVHGQMDGARVGASRIPAQQQQQQEAAEEEDEDELMEKFNALRNS; from the coding sequence ATGCCCATATTCGGTAACGTGTTCCACAGGAcgacgccggaggaggaggtgcgcatGTGGACGCGCAGTCTGCGCTCGGAGCAGCGCAAGATTGAGCTTCAAATCACCAAGATCCGCCGCGAGGAGGCCAAGGTAAAGCTGTCGATGAAGCAAGCAGCAAAACAGAATGACCAGGTGGTGATGCGGATGCTGGCGAAAGAGATGATTCGCTCTCGCAAGGCGGTGAACCGCATGTACGCCTCGAAGGCGCAGATGAACTCCGTGTCCATGCAGTTGCAGAACCAGGTGAGTCAGATGAAGATGTCCGGCTCGCTCAAGAAGAGCGGCGAAATTATGAAAGAGATGAACAGTCTCGTCAAGGTGAAGGAGATTCAGCAGTCCATGATGGCGATGAGCAAAGAAATGGCCAGGGCAGGGCTGATCGAGGAGATTATGAACGACACGATCGATGAGGCACTGGACGACGACATCAGTGACACAGAGCTCGAGGACGAGGTGAACAAGGTGGTGATGGACGTAGTTCACGGTCAGATGGACGGCGCACGCGTCGGTGCCTCTCGTATTCCggcacaacagcagcaacagcaggagGCTGCGGAGGAAGAAGATGAGGATGAGCTCATGGAGAAGTTCAATGCGCTGCGCAACTCGTAA